In Streptomyces alboniger, the following are encoded in one genomic region:
- a CDS encoding M14 family metallopeptidase codes for MRLRIRGRRSATLAALLALAVAAPLTANASPSEPGTTARSAAAADEETRQYEIPMADDRAARTALARTGVAIDEVHARAVVVSADGREAARLREAGYELRALAGPPKRTNGLPVEAKDFPPADSRYHNYAEMTAAIDQRIAAHPNLMSKRVIGKSYQGRDIVAIKISDNVATDEAEPEVLFTHHQHAREHLTVEMALYLLRELGDDYATDARVKKMVDEREIWIVPDLNPDGGEYDIATGSYRSWRKNRQPNSGSSNVGTDMNRNWAYRWGCCGGSSGNTGSETYRGPSAESAPEVKVVANFVRSRVVGGKQQIRASIDFHTYSELILWPYGYTYSDTGPGLTQDDRDAHATVGRKMAASNGYTPQQSSDLYITDGSINDWLWGSQKIFSYTFEMYPSTAGGGGFYPPDEVIERETSRNRDAVLQLLENSDCMYRSIGKEQQYCTA; via the coding sequence ATGCGACTCCGCATACGCGGCAGAAGATCCGCCACCCTCGCGGCCCTTCTCGCCCTCGCCGTGGCGGCCCCCCTCACCGCCAACGCCTCCCCGTCCGAGCCCGGCACCACCGCCCGGAGCGCGGCGGCCGCCGATGAGGAGACCCGTCAGTACGAGATCCCGATGGCCGACGACCGAGCCGCCCGCACCGCGCTCGCCCGCACGGGTGTCGCGATCGACGAGGTCCACGCCCGCGCGGTGGTCGTCTCCGCCGACGGCCGCGAGGCGGCCCGGCTCCGGGAGGCGGGCTACGAACTCAGGGCTCTGGCCGGCCCCCCGAAGCGTACGAACGGACTGCCGGTGGAGGCCAAGGACTTCCCGCCCGCCGACTCGCGCTACCACAACTACGCCGAGATGACGGCGGCGATCGACCAGCGCATCGCGGCCCACCCGAACCTGATGAGCAAGCGCGTCATCGGCAAGTCCTACCAGGGCCGGGACATCGTCGCCATCAAGATCAGCGACAACGTGGCCACCGACGAGGCCGAGCCCGAGGTCCTCTTCACCCACCACCAGCACGCCCGCGAGCACCTGACGGTGGAGATGGCGCTCTACCTGCTGCGCGAGCTGGGCGACGACTACGCCACCGACGCCCGGGTCAAGAAGATGGTCGACGAGCGCGAGATCTGGATCGTGCCGGACCTGAACCCGGACGGCGGCGAGTACGACATCGCGACCGGCTCCTACCGCAGCTGGCGCAAGAATCGCCAGCCCAACAGCGGTTCGTCGAACGTCGGCACCGACATGAACCGCAACTGGGCCTACCGGTGGGGCTGCTGCGGCGGCTCATCGGGCAACACCGGCTCCGAGACCTACCGCGGCCCGAGCGCCGAGTCGGCCCCCGAGGTGAAGGTCGTCGCCAACTTCGTCCGCAGCCGCGTCGTCGGCGGCAAGCAGCAGATCAGGGCCTCCATCGACTTCCACACGTACAGCGAACTGATCCTGTGGCCCTACGGCTACACGTACAGCGACACGGGCCCCGGCCTCACCCAGGACGACCGCGACGCGCACGCCACCGTCGGCCGCAAGATGGCCGCGAGCAACGGCTACACGCCGCAGCAGTCCAGCGACCTCTACATCACGGACGGGTCGATCAACGACTGGCTGTGGGGCAGCCAGAAGATCTTCAGCTACACCTTCGAGATGTACCCGTCGACCGCGGGCGGCGGCGGCTTCTACCCGCCCGACGAGGTCATCGAACGCGAGACCTCGCGCAACCGCGACGCGGTCCTGCAACTCCTGGAGAACTCGGACTGCATGTACCGGTCCATCGGCAAGGAACAGCAGTACTGCACGGCCTGA
- a CDS encoding N-acyl-D-amino-acid deacylase family protein codes for MDLVIQDARVIDGTGGASYRADIGVQEGRIAAIHREGDTGPRPAAARRHTLDAQGLALAPGFIDMHAHSDLALLRDPEHTAKAAQGVTLEVIGQDGLSYAPVDDRTLAQVRRAITGWNGDGSDIDFTWRTVGGYLDALDTAHGGHGIAVNAAYLIPQGTVRMYALGWDDRPATPAELDRMRHLVAEGMSEGAVGMSSGLTYTPGMYADDSELAALCEVVAAHKGYYCPHHRSYGAGALQAYEEMVNLARTARCPLHLAHATMNFGVNKGRAPDLLALLDDALAHGADITLDTYPYTPGCTTLVAMLPSWAGEGGPDAILARLRDDGTAERIRHHLEVVGSDGCHGVPIEWDTIEISGALAPGLASCVGRTIQELADARGEAPWTTARRLLIDDRLGSTILQHVGHEENVRAIMRHRVHTGGSDGILQGVKPHPRAYGTFPQYLGRYARELGVLSLEETVAHLTSRPAARLRLPDRGLVREGYRADLVLFDPETVAAGSTFEAPRTLPVGIPHVLIDGRFVMRDGRRTDTLAGRAVRRTP; via the coding sequence ATGGACCTGGTGATCCAAGACGCCCGCGTCATAGACGGCACCGGAGGTGCCTCCTACCGCGCCGACATCGGCGTACAGGAGGGCAGGATCGCCGCGATCCACAGGGAGGGCGACACCGGCCCCCGCCCGGCAGCGGCGCGGCGGCACACCCTGGACGCCCAGGGCCTGGCGCTGGCGCCGGGTTTCATCGACATGCACGCCCACAGCGACCTCGCCCTCCTGCGCGACCCGGAGCACACCGCGAAGGCCGCCCAGGGTGTGACCCTGGAGGTCATCGGCCAGGACGGCCTCAGTTACGCCCCCGTGGACGACCGCACGCTCGCCCAGGTCCGCCGGGCCATCACCGGCTGGAACGGCGACGGCTCCGACATCGACTTCACGTGGCGCACGGTCGGCGGTTACCTGGACGCCCTGGACACGGCCCACGGCGGCCACGGCATCGCGGTGAACGCCGCCTACCTCATCCCGCAGGGCACCGTACGGATGTACGCACTGGGCTGGGACGACCGCCCGGCGACCCCCGCCGAGCTGGACCGCATGCGGCACCTCGTCGCCGAGGGGATGAGCGAGGGCGCCGTCGGCATGTCCTCGGGCCTCACCTACACCCCCGGCATGTACGCCGACGACTCCGAACTCGCCGCGCTGTGTGAGGTCGTAGCCGCCCACAAGGGCTACTACTGCCCCCATCACCGCAGTTACGGGGCGGGCGCCCTCCAGGCGTACGAGGAGATGGTGAACCTCGCCCGCACCGCGCGCTGTCCCCTGCACCTCGCGCACGCCACCATGAACTTCGGCGTGAACAAGGGTAGGGCCCCGGACCTCCTCGCCCTCCTCGACGACGCCCTCGCGCACGGCGCGGACATCACCCTCGACACGTACCCCTACACCCCCGGCTGCACCACGCTCGTCGCGATGCTGCCCAGTTGGGCGGGCGAAGGCGGCCCGGACGCGATCCTCGCCCGGCTCCGGGACGACGGGACCGCCGAGAGGATCCGCCATCACCTGGAGGTCGTCGGCTCCGACGGCTGCCACGGCGTCCCCATCGAATGGGACACCATCGAGATCTCCGGCGCCCTCGCTCCCGGGCTCGCCTCCTGCGTCGGCAGGACGATCCAGGAGTTGGCCGACGCGCGGGGCGAGGCCCCCTGGACCACCGCCCGCCGTCTGCTCATCGACGACAGGCTGGGCTCGACGATCCTCCAGCACGTCGGCCACGAGGAGAACGTCCGGGCGATCATGCGGCACCGCGTGCACACCGGTGGCAGCGACGGCATCCTGCAAGGGGTCAAACCGCACCCGCGCGCCTACGGCACGTTCCCGCAGTATCTCGGGCGCTACGCACGGGAGTTGGGTGTCCTGTCCCTCGAGGAGACCGTCGCCCACCTCACCTCGCGGCCCGCGGCCCGCCTCCGGCTCCCCGACCGGGGCCTCGTCCGCGAGGGCTACCGCGCCGACCTGGTCCTCTTCGACCCGGAGACGGTCGCGGCGGGCTCGACGTTCGAAGCGCCCCGCACGCTGCCCGTCGGCATTCCGCACGTCCTGATCGACGGCCGGTTCGTGATGCGGGACGGCCGCCGCACGGACACCCTCGCGGGGCGCGCCGTACGCCGTACGCCCTGA
- a CDS encoding DinB family protein yields MPAESRRARRGDAPPPRTGNSETEVLRGFLDYLRHSVRAKVEGAPEPGVRTAGVPSGTNLLGLLGHLTAVERSTFLGERVTDWPATFRAAPEDSVADVVARYRQAVGQANDVLDGCADLGAPLPRPGPNGPAPSVRWALTHLIEETGRHAGHADILRELIDGATGR; encoded by the coding sequence ATGCCCGCCGAATCCCGCCGCGCACGCCGCGGTGACGCCCCGCCGCCCCGGACCGGGAACAGTGAGACCGAGGTCCTGCGCGGCTTCCTCGACTACCTTCGCCACTCGGTCCGCGCGAAGGTCGAGGGCGCCCCCGAACCGGGGGTACGAACCGCCGGAGTGCCGTCCGGCACGAACCTGCTCGGCCTGCTCGGCCACCTCACCGCCGTCGAGCGGTCCACGTTCCTCGGCGAGCGGGTCACCGACTGGCCGGCGACCTTCCGCGCCGCGCCCGAGGACAGCGTGGCCGACGTCGTCGCCCGCTACCGGCAGGCGGTCGGCCAGGCCAACGACGTACTCGACGGATGCGCCGACCTCGGCGCGCCCCTGCCCCGCCCCGGACCGAACGGCCCGGCCCCCAGCGTCCGTTGGGCTCTCACCCACCTGATCGAGGAGACCGGCCGCCACGCCGGCCACGCGGACATCCTCCGCGAACTGATCGACGGCGCGACCGGACGCTGA
- a CDS encoding sugar kinase: protein MTAQAAATAAAQAAVDVVALGESMVTFLPARPGRLADVPSFDRGIGGAESNVLCALAAAGHTTRWVSRVGADGFGDHLVESIARCGVDTSAVGRDPHRPTGIYFRTADDRSTDAHEVVYYRAGSAASAMAPGSVDEDALASGRVLHLSGITPALSAGCLDLVRHLCTRRVDRGPLVSFDVNYRPRLWKDAGGGSAHAPGVLLGLARGADLVFVGEDEAAAAWGVTGGPAALRAVLPEPDTLVVKQGGRGATVLRHGEDPVFQPALRVDVVAPVGAGDAFAAGFLSATLRDLPADRRLRHGHLMAAAALTVPGDLAAPPARPHADRLAALDDAAWETLRLGPGWTANAPEEPGADEEVRTP from the coding sequence GTGACCGCACAGGCAGCCGCGACGGCGGCCGCGCAGGCAGCAGTGGACGTCGTGGCGCTCGGCGAGTCCATGGTCACCTTCCTGCCCGCGCGACCCGGCCGCCTCGCCGACGTGCCCTCCTTCGACCGCGGAATCGGCGGCGCCGAGTCGAACGTCCTGTGCGCGCTCGCCGCGGCCGGGCACACCACCCGCTGGGTCAGCCGCGTCGGCGCCGACGGCTTCGGCGACCACCTCGTCGAGTCGATCGCGCGCTGTGGAGTGGACACCTCCGCCGTCGGCCGCGACCCCCACCGCCCCACCGGCATCTACTTCCGCACCGCCGACGACCGCTCCACCGACGCCCACGAGGTCGTCTACTACCGCGCGGGCTCGGCCGCCTCCGCCATGGCGCCGGGCTCGGTCGACGAGGACGCGCTCGCCTCGGGCCGCGTCCTGCACCTGTCGGGCATCACGCCCGCCCTCTCCGCCGGCTGCCTCGATCTCGTACGCCACCTCTGCACCCGGCGCGTCGACCGCGGGCCGCTCGTCTCCTTCGACGTCAACTACCGCCCACGGCTGTGGAAGGACGCGGGCGGCGGCTCCGCCCACGCGCCCGGCGTCCTGCTCGGCCTGGCCCGCGGCGCCGACCTCGTCTTCGTCGGCGAGGACGAGGCCGCGGCCGCCTGGGGCGTCACCGGCGGCCCCGCAGCCCTGCGCGCCGTACTGCCCGAACCCGACACCCTCGTCGTCAAGCAGGGCGGCCGCGGCGCCACCGTCCTGCGCCACGGCGAGGACCCCGTCTTCCAGCCCGCCCTGCGCGTGGACGTCGTCGCGCCCGTAGGCGCCGGTGACGCCTTCGCCGCCGGGTTCCTCTCCGCCACCCTGCGCGACCTGCCCGCCGACCGGCGGCTGCGCCACGGCCACCTCATGGCCGCCGCGGCCCTCACCGTCCCCGGCGACCTCGCCGCACCCCCCGCCCGCCCACACGCCGACCGCCTCGCCGCTCTGGACGACGCCGCCTGGGAGACACTTCGTCTCGGTCCCGGCTGGACGGCGAACGCCCCGGAGGAGCCCGGGGCCGACGAGGAGGTACGTACCCCATGA
- a CDS encoding SCO5918 family protein, which produces MRCVIARFPFDLFKSEVEQAMKGVKPEPVTGESVIINRRHYPVKQVGEVITRQDRRDFSAREVTRALTGLGFTCRAMPEPVAPDPEPAAQAWPTSLV; this is translated from the coding sequence ATGCGCTGTGTCATCGCCCGCTTCCCCTTCGACCTGTTCAAGAGCGAGGTCGAGCAGGCCATGAAGGGCGTCAAGCCCGAGCCCGTCACCGGTGAGTCGGTGATCATCAACCGACGTCACTACCCCGTCAAGCAGGTCGGGGAAGTCATCACGCGGCAGGACCGCCGCGACTTCTCGGCGCGCGAGGTGACCCGGGCGCTGACCGGCCTCGGCTTCACCTGCCGCGCCATGCCCGAGCCCGTCGCGCCGGACCCGGAGCCGGCGGCGCAGGCCTGGCCGACGTCCCTCGTCTAG
- a CDS encoding GntP family permease produces the protein MSPSHTGGLLALIDGTAGLLTVAALGIVLLLLLIIKVRLQPFVALLAVSIAVGLAAGLSVTELFGTVQKSDAVSVVESGMGGILGHVAIIIGLGTMLGAILEVSGGAEVLASRLLGLFGEKRAPLAMGLTGLIFGVPVFFDVGIFVLAPIVYAAAKRSGKSILLYCLPLLAGLSMTHAFLPPHPGPVAAAGLLKVDLGWVILMGVVCGIPAVLAAWAYSAWIGERIFVPVPQDMVEAAEEAKAAVVAEQREAGVAPQEKPVPLRLVLAIIGTPLVLILLATFSSIAFDPSTTRSVIEFFGNPFVALTIALLMAYYLLGIRRGWSRKSLERVSTSSLKPVGNILLVVGAGGVFGAVLKASGVAKALSDTFQDVGLPIIVLAYLLSLVLRVAQGSATVAIVTTAGIVAPLLAEGDHSQAFVALVIMAISAGSIFASHVNDGGFWMVAKYFGISERDTLRTWTVLESVLSLAGFAVAALVSLFV, from the coding sequence ATGTCCCCGTCCCACACCGGCGGTCTCCTCGCCCTGATCGACGGCACGGCGGGCCTGCTGACCGTCGCCGCGCTCGGCATCGTGCTCCTGCTCCTCCTGATCATCAAGGTCAGGCTCCAGCCCTTCGTGGCGCTGCTCGCGGTCTCCATAGCCGTCGGTCTCGCGGCCGGCCTCTCCGTCACCGAACTCTTCGGCACCGTCCAGAAGTCCGACGCCGTCTCGGTCGTCGAGTCGGGCATGGGCGGCATCCTCGGGCATGTGGCGATCATCATCGGCCTCGGCACGATGCTCGGCGCGATCCTGGAGGTCTCGGGCGGCGCGGAGGTGCTGGCGTCGCGCCTGCTGGGCCTCTTCGGTGAGAAGCGCGCGCCGCTCGCCATGGGCCTGACGGGCCTGATCTTCGGCGTCCCGGTCTTCTTCGATGTGGGCATCTTCGTCCTGGCCCCCATCGTGTACGCCGCCGCCAAGCGCAGCGGCAAGTCGATCCTGCTGTACTGCCTCCCCCTCCTCGCGGGCCTGTCGATGACCCACGCGTTCCTGCCCCCGCACCCGGGGCCGGTGGCGGCGGCCGGACTCCTCAAGGTGGACCTCGGCTGGGTCATCCTGATGGGCGTCGTCTGCGGCATCCCGGCGGTGCTCGCCGCGTGGGCGTACTCGGCGTGGATCGGCGAGCGCATCTTCGTACCCGTACCGCAGGACATGGTCGAGGCCGCGGAGGAGGCGAAGGCGGCGGTGGTCGCCGAGCAGCGGGAGGCGGGTGTGGCCCCGCAGGAGAAGCCGGTGCCACTGCGCCTCGTCCTCGCCATCATCGGCACGCCGCTGGTCCTGATCCTCCTGGCGACGTTCTCCTCGATCGCCTTCGACCCCTCGACGACCCGCTCGGTGATCGAGTTCTTCGGCAACCCCTTCGTGGCCCTCACGATCGCCCTGCTCATGGCGTACTACCTGCTGGGCATCCGGCGCGGCTGGTCCCGCAAGTCCCTGGAGAGGGTGTCGACCTCGTCCCTGAAGCCGGTCGGCAACATCCTGCTGGTGGTCGGCGCGGGCGGGGTCTTCGGCGCGGTCCTCAAGGCGAGCGGCGTCGCGAAGGCCCTCTCGGACACCTTCCAGGACGTGGGCCTGCCCATCATCGTCCTCGCCTACCTGCTCTCCCTGGTGCTGCGCGTCGCCCAGGGCTCCGCGACGGTCGCGATCGTCACGACGGCCGGCATCGTCGCCCCGCTCCTCGCGGAGGGCGACCACTCGCAGGCCTTCGTGGCCCTGGTCATCATGGCGATCTCGGCGGGCTCCATCTTCGCCTCGCACGTCAACGACGGCGGGTTCTGGATGGTCGCGAAGTACTTCGGCATCAGCGAGCGGGACACGCTGAGGACGTGGACGGTGCTGGAGTCGGTGCTGTCACTGGCCGGGTTCGCGGTGGCGGCGCTGGTCAGCCTGTTCGTGTAA
- a CDS encoding SAM-dependent methyltransferase produces the protein MKTADPVAFWDGVYAARPAATDPRPNVRLTETVTDLSPGDVLDLGCGEGGDALSLARQGWHVTAVDVSAVAVGRLTALALAHGLGDRIAAERHDLPGSFPRGAFDLVSAHYFQTPLELDRTTVLRKAAHALRPGGALLVVDHGSTAPWSWNQDPHVRYPAPQEVAADLGLDPAEWTVERADAPRRTATGPDGRTAEVIDHVLIIRRAA, from the coding sequence GTGAAGACCGCCGACCCCGTCGCGTTCTGGGACGGCGTCTACGCGGCCCGGCCGGCGGCCACCGATCCGCGGCCGAACGTACGACTCACCGAGACGGTCACCGACCTGTCGCCCGGCGATGTGCTCGACCTCGGCTGCGGCGAGGGCGGCGACGCGCTGTCGCTCGCCCGCCAGGGATGGCACGTCACCGCCGTCGACGTCTCGGCCGTGGCGGTCGGGCGCCTCACCGCGCTCGCCCTCGCACACGGCCTCGGCGACCGGATCGCCGCCGAACGCCACGATCTGCCCGGGTCCTTCCCGCGCGGCGCCTTCGACCTCGTCAGCGCCCACTACTTCCAGACCCCCCTCGAACTGGACAGGACGACCGTCCTGCGCAAGGCCGCGCACGCCCTGCGCCCGGGAGGGGCGCTGCTGGTCGTCGACCACGGCTCGACCGCCCCCTGGTCGTGGAACCAGGACCCTCACGTGCGCTACCCGGCTCCCCAGGAGGTCGCCGCGGATCTCGGCCTCGACCCGGCGGAGTGGACGGTCGAGCGGGCCGATGCGCCCCGCCGGACGGCGACCGGACCCGACGGGCGTACCGCCGAGGTCATCGACCACGTCCTGATCATCCGTCGCGCCGCCTGA
- a CDS encoding RidA family protein, with amino-acid sequence MTEKTALTPATHTTPPAKFSHGVKKGNILQVAGQVGFLPAEEGKAPTPAGPTLREQALQTFANVKAILEEGGATWDDVMMMRVYLTDVDHFAEMNEIYNAYFEEQGLKAPASARTTVYVGLPKGLLIEIDALAVLG; translated from the coding sequence ATGACCGAGAAGACAGCCCTCACCCCGGCCACCCACACCACCCCGCCCGCGAAGTTCTCCCACGGCGTCAAGAAGGGCAACATCCTCCAGGTCGCCGGTCAGGTCGGCTTCCTCCCGGCCGAGGAGGGCAAGGCGCCCACCCCGGCGGGCCCGACCCTGCGCGAGCAGGCCCTCCAGACCTTCGCCAACGTCAAGGCGATCCTCGAAGAGGGCGGTGCCACCTGGGACGACGTGATGATGATGCGCGTCTACCTCACGGACGTGGACCACTTCGCCGAGATGAACGAGATCTACAACGCCTACTTCGAGGAGCAGGGCCTCAAGGCCCCCGCCTCGGCCCGCACCACCGTCTACGTCGGGCTGCCCAAGGGCCTGCTCATCGAGATCGACGCACTCGCCGTGCTCGGCTGA
- a CDS encoding amino acid deaminase, whose amino-acid sequence MAADNADHADDHADDAADAVVRSADPLAALADERIDHRFKGLPPDAEGLTVGELAAQRRNLFTGGFTTPVLALSAERLEHNLALMETYAERHGLAFAPHGKTSMAPQLFARQMERGAWGITLAVPHQVRVARAFGTSRIFLANELVDAAALRWLAGEMNADPSFGFICYVDSVRGVELMHAALSEAGASRPVDVVIELAAGDEARTGVRTEAECFEIANAVAGADTLRLVGVAGYEGEVPRPSTERVTAWLRRLVALLVELDRSGRFADLPEAVLSAGGSAWFDAVASVFAEVPELSSPVLKLLRSGAYVSHDDGHYRKLTPFNRVPGEGGLEPAFRLWSQVVSRPSSEQAFTNAGKRDAAYDLDLPEAQVVRRGGVAGGVESPATGIAVTGLSDQHGWLRTSPEAELAVGDWVGMGLSHPCTVFDKWQLIPLVEGDGAVTGYIRTFF is encoded by the coding sequence ATGGCCGCCGACAACGCCGACCACGCCGACGACCACGCCGACGACGCGGCCGACGCCGTCGTCCGGTCCGCCGATCCGCTGGCCGCGCTCGCGGACGAGCGGATCGACCACCGCTTCAAGGGCCTGCCCCCCGACGCGGAGGGCCTTACTGTCGGCGAGCTGGCGGCCCAGCGCCGGAACCTCTTCACCGGCGGGTTCACCACGCCCGTCCTCGCGCTCTCCGCGGAACGCCTCGAACACAACCTCGCCCTCATGGAGACGTACGCCGAGCGGCACGGCCTGGCCTTCGCGCCGCACGGCAAGACGTCGATGGCGCCGCAGCTCTTCGCCCGGCAGATGGAGCGCGGGGCGTGGGGCATCACGCTCGCGGTGCCCCACCAGGTGCGGGTGGCGCGGGCTTTCGGCACCTCGCGGATCTTCCTCGCGAACGAACTGGTCGACGCGGCGGCGCTGCGCTGGCTGGCCGGCGAGATGAACGCCGACCCGTCCTTCGGCTTCATCTGTTACGTCGACTCCGTACGCGGCGTCGAGTTGATGCACGCCGCGCTCAGCGAGGCGGGGGCGAGCCGCCCCGTGGACGTCGTCATCGAACTGGCTGCGGGCGACGAGGCACGCACCGGGGTGCGGACCGAGGCCGAGTGCTTCGAGATCGCCAACGCCGTCGCGGGCGCGGACACGCTGCGGCTCGTGGGCGTCGCCGGATACGAGGGCGAGGTGCCGCGGCCCTCCACGGAGCGGGTCACCGCGTGGCTGCGACGGCTCGTCGCGCTGCTCGTCGAACTCGACAGGTCGGGGCGGTTCGCGGATCTTCCGGAGGCCGTGCTCAGCGCGGGGGGCAGCGCGTGGTTCGACGCGGTGGCGTCGGTCTTCGCCGAGGTGCCGGAACTCTCCTCGCCCGTACTGAAGTTGCTGCGTTCGGGTGCGTACGTCTCGCATGACGACGGCCACTACCGGAAGCTGACGCCCTTCAACCGCGTCCCGGGGGAGGGCGGCCTGGAGCCTGCGTTCCGTCTTTGGTCGCAGGTGGTGTCGCGTCCCTCTTCGGAGCAGGCGTTCACCAACGCGGGGAAGCGGGACGCGGCGTACGACCTCGACCTGCCCGAGGCGCAGGTCGTCCGCCGGGGCGGGGTGGCGGGCGGCGTGGAGAGCCCCGCGACCGGCATCGCGGTGACGGGCCTCTCCGACCAGCACGGATGGCTGCGGACCTCGCCGGAGGCGGAACTCGCCGTGGGCGACTGGGTGGGGATGGGCCTCTCCCATCCGTGCACGGTGTTCGACAAGTGGCAGCTGATTCCCCTGGTGGAGGGGGATGGGGCGGTCACGGGCTACATCCGCACGTTCTTCTGA
- a CDS encoding IclR family transcriptional regulator, whose translation MSQTVDRALSILPLLAEGPADLGQVADRLGVHKSTALRLLRTLHEHGLVFRQSDQRYRLGARLFALAQEAVENLDVREIAHPHLLALNERCGHTIHLAVHEDGEVLYIDKVESRYPVRMYSRIGKPVAITVAAVAKLLLADFPEAERRAFAEKLDYPTYTSRSTPNAAAFLRELEKVREQGWATDLGGHEESINCVAAPVRGADGRVVAAMSVSAPNVVVTAEELLSLLPLVRRTAEAISREYSGAAPDAKTAPIKEA comes from the coding sequence ATGAGCCAGACCGTCGACCGCGCGCTCTCGATCCTGCCGCTGCTCGCCGAGGGCCCCGCCGACCTGGGTCAGGTGGCCGACCGGCTCGGTGTCCACAAGTCCACGGCGCTCCGGCTCCTGCGCACCCTCCACGAGCACGGCCTGGTCTTCCGCCAGTCCGACCAGCGCTACCGCCTCGGGGCGCGCCTCTTCGCGCTCGCCCAGGAGGCCGTCGAGAACCTCGACGTGCGCGAGATCGCCCACCCCCACCTCCTCGCCCTCAACGAACGCTGCGGCCACACGATCCACCTCGCCGTCCACGAGGACGGGGAAGTCCTCTACATCGACAAGGTCGAGAGCCGCTACCCGGTACGGATGTACTCCCGCATCGGCAAACCGGTCGCCATCACCGTCGCCGCCGTCGCCAAACTGCTGCTCGCCGACTTCCCGGAAGCCGAGCGCCGCGCCTTCGCGGAGAAGCTCGACTACCCCACCTACACGTCCCGTTCCACCCCCAACGCCGCCGCTTTCCTGCGGGAGTTGGAGAAGGTGCGCGAACAGGGCTGGGCCACCGACCTCGGTGGCCACGAGGAGTCCATCAACTGCGTCGCGGCCCCCGTCCGCGGCGCCGACGGGCGCGTCGTCGCCGCCATGTCGGTCTCCGCGCCGAACGTGGTCGTCACCGCCGAGGAACTCCTCTCCCTCCTCCCGCTGGTGCGCCGCACGGCGGAAGCCATCAGCCGGGAGTACTCCGGCGCCGCTCCCGACGCGAAAACCGCCCCTATCAAGGAAGCCTGA